One window of the Archangium primigenium genome contains the following:
- a CDS encoding FliH/SctL family protein, whose product MAIGKVIKGDSGTEPMPGGDRPAPRPPRPGVMNAEVFEARQSAQGIIEEAQREKERILADAQREREDVLAKAREQGRQEGLAQVTETLLRAKMHAGEILAQQEHDVVSLACKMAEKIIGRDVERDPSILADICAKAIEELRNARAVVLRVNPKSAAVLRARKAELMEMIGRAVDVSIREDPDVAPVGCIVRTEFGTVDAQLPTQFEMLQNVLFPDTAKKEGPA is encoded by the coding sequence ATGGCGATTGGCAAGGTGATCAAGGGAGACTCGGGGACGGAGCCAATGCCCGGTGGGGACAGGCCCGCGCCGCGCCCGCCGCGTCCGGGCGTGATGAACGCCGAGGTGTTCGAGGCCCGGCAGTCCGCCCAGGGCATCATCGAGGAGGCCCAGCGCGAGAAGGAGCGCATCCTCGCCGACGCCCAGCGCGAGCGCGAGGACGTGCTCGCCAAGGCGCGCGAGCAGGGCCGTCAGGAGGGCCTCGCGCAGGTCACCGAGACGCTCTTGCGCGCCAAGATGCACGCCGGGGAGATCCTCGCCCAGCAGGAGCACGACGTCGTGTCGCTCGCGTGCAAGATGGCCGAGAAGATCATCGGCCGGGACGTGGAGCGCGACCCCTCCATCCTGGCGGACATCTGCGCCAAGGCCATCGAGGAGCTTCGCAACGCCCGCGCGGTGGTGCTCCGGGTCAACCCCAAGTCGGCCGCCGTGCTGCGCGCGCGCAAGGCCGAGCTCATGGAGATGATCGGCCGGGCGGTGGACGTGTCCATCCGGGAGGACCCCGACGTGGCGCCCGTGGGCTGCATCGTGCGCACGGAGTTCGGCACGGTGGACGCGCAGCTGCCCACCCAGTTCGAGATGCTCCAGAACGTCCTGTTCCCCGACACGGCCAAGAAGGAAGGGCCCGCCTAA
- a CDS encoding flagellar assembly protein FliH — protein sequence MPPYRLQTLLEMRERAKEEAEQAFSEAIKALEAQKAELARMEQDLATRKAERKQKVMAHLQQVMAKGNAGVNGFNQMNRYEERLKDEEAQLALEIERQKETVKVAEKLVEQRRREMAEAAKELKAIEKHKENWQKQIRAERQAKEELNQEEIGNTLFLMRQRK from the coding sequence ATGCCCCCCTACCGTTTGCAGACCCTGCTCGAGATGCGCGAGCGCGCCAAGGAAGAGGCCGAGCAGGCCTTCTCCGAGGCCATCAAGGCCCTGGAGGCGCAGAAGGCCGAACTGGCGCGCATGGAGCAGGATCTCGCCACGCGCAAGGCCGAGCGCAAGCAGAAGGTCATGGCCCACCTGCAGCAGGTGATGGCCAAGGGCAACGCGGGGGTCAACGGCTTCAACCAGATGAACCGCTACGAGGAGCGCCTCAAGGACGAGGAGGCGCAGCTCGCCCTGGAGATCGAGCGCCAGAAGGAGACCGTCAAGGTCGCCGAGAAGCTCGTCGAGCAGCGCCGGCGCGAGATGGCCGAGGCCGCCAAGGAGCTCAAGGCCATCGAGAAGCACAAGGAGAACTGGCAGAAGCAGATCCGCGCCGAGCGCCAGGCGAAGGAGGAGCTGAACCAGGAGGAGATTGGCAACACCTTGTTCCTGATGCGCCAGCGCAAGTAA
- the sctN gene encoding type III secretion system ATPase SctN, whose protein sequence is MAIDLSRYYTLIREAPLYRVRGRVTELTGLVIKASVPGVRVGELVFIKGHGGRASVKAEVVGFQGDEVMLMPLGELLGIGPDSEVIPTGRPLSIKCGEELLGRVLNGIGEPMDGMPLPEGMLDWSVDRDCPDPFKRQRIERPLPLGVRCIDGLLTVGEGQRVGLFAGSGVGKSTLMGQIARNTQADLCVVALIGERGREVREFIEDAMGEEGMKRSVLVCATSDQPSLVRLRAAYVATAIAEYFRERGGNVLFMLDTVTRLARAQREIGLAIGEPPARQGYPPSVFSMLPRILERTGNSDKGKCTAIYTCLVAGGDMEEPIADEVRGILDGHFILNRALGERNQWPAMDVLASLSRVMSGIVSKEHKKAAGKLRETLATYEKQRDLILLGAYQYGTDPRTDYAIDKYDAIIDFLKQDTHSNSPYEETVEQLIQLFEE, encoded by the coding sequence ATGGCCATCGATCTCTCGCGCTACTACACCCTCATCCGCGAGGCGCCGCTGTACCGGGTGCGCGGCCGCGTCACCGAGCTGACGGGCCTCGTCATCAAGGCGAGCGTGCCCGGCGTGCGCGTGGGTGAGCTCGTCTTCATCAAGGGCCACGGCGGCCGGGCCTCGGTGAAGGCCGAGGTGGTGGGCTTCCAGGGTGACGAGGTCATGCTCATGCCCCTGGGCGAGCTGCTCGGCATCGGCCCGGACAGCGAGGTCATCCCCACGGGGCGGCCCCTCTCCATCAAGTGCGGCGAGGAGCTGCTCGGCCGCGTGCTCAACGGCATCGGCGAGCCCATGGACGGCATGCCCCTGCCGGAGGGCATGCTGGACTGGTCGGTGGACCGCGACTGTCCGGACCCCTTCAAGCGCCAGCGCATCGAGCGGCCACTGCCCCTGGGCGTGCGCTGCATCGACGGCCTGCTCACCGTGGGCGAGGGCCAGCGCGTGGGCCTCTTCGCCGGCTCGGGCGTGGGCAAGTCCACGCTCATGGGGCAGATCGCCCGCAACACCCAGGCGGACCTCTGTGTCGTGGCGCTGATCGGCGAGCGTGGCCGTGAAGTGCGCGAGTTCATCGAGGACGCCATGGGCGAGGAGGGCATGAAGCGCTCGGTGCTCGTGTGCGCCACCTCGGACCAGCCCAGCCTCGTGCGTCTGCGCGCCGCCTACGTGGCCACGGCCATCGCCGAGTACTTCCGCGAGCGCGGCGGCAACGTGCTCTTCATGCTCGACACGGTGACGCGTCTGGCGCGTGCCCAGCGTGAAATCGGCCTCGCCATCGGTGAACCCCCGGCGCGTCAGGGCTATCCGCCGAGCGTGTTCTCCATGCTGCCGCGCATCCTCGAGCGCACGGGCAACTCGGACAAGGGCAAGTGCACCGCCATCTACACGTGCCTGGTGGCCGGCGGTGACATGGAGGAGCCCATCGCCGACGAGGTCCGCGGTATTCTCGACGGCCACTTCATCCTCAACCGCGCCCTGGGCGAGCGCAACCAGTGGCCCGCCATGGACGTGCTGGCCAGCCTCTCGCGTGTCATGAGCGGCATCGTCTCCAAGGAGCACAAGAAGGCCGCCGGCAAGCTGCGCGAGACGCTCGCCACCTACGAGAAGCAGCGCGACCTCATCCTCCTGGGCGCCTACCAGTACGGCACGGATCCCCGGACGGACTACGCCATCGACAAGTACGACGCCATCATCGACTTCCTCAAGCAGGACACCCACTCGAACAGCCCCTACGAGGAGACGGTCGAGCAGCTGATCCAGCTTTTCGAGGAGTAG
- a CDS encoding ATP-dependent helicase HrpB, whose translation MAGPMAGVSAAQIAQQKSQDLGAQQVNKQGASKFDAALANKAQGPEQAQAAQAAQATQRTEQVRHAEAINKTEKAALNKVNPTGMEPATAKGAQAVNAKPETGKAGNMLSHVVGELEKGQVNMDKLIQAGASGKNFSNAELLSLQAGMYKYTQELDLTSKVVEKATSGLKDTLKTQV comes from the coding sequence ATGGCGGGTCCAATGGCCGGCGTCTCGGCAGCGCAGATCGCCCAGCAGAAGTCGCAGGACCTGGGCGCGCAGCAGGTCAACAAGCAGGGAGCCTCGAAGTTCGACGCGGCCCTCGCTAACAAGGCGCAGGGCCCCGAGCAGGCCCAGGCCGCGCAGGCGGCCCAGGCCACGCAGCGCACCGAGCAGGTGCGCCACGCCGAGGCCATCAACAAGACGGAGAAGGCGGCGCTCAACAAGGTGAACCCCACGGGCATGGAGCCCGCCACCGCCAAGGGCGCCCAGGCCGTCAACGCCAAGCCCGAGACCGGCAAGGCCGGCAACATGCTCTCCCACGTCGTGGGCGAGCTGGAGAAGGGCCAGGTCAACATGGACAAGCTCATCCAGGCCGGCGCCTCCGGGAAGAACTTCTCCAACGCCGAGCTGCTGTCGCTCCAGGCCGGCATGTACAAGTACACGCAGGAGCTGGACCTGACGAGCAAGGTGGTCGAGAAGGCCACGAGCGGTCTCAAGGACACGCTCAAGACCCAGGTCTGA
- the fliQ gene encoding flagellar biosynthesis protein FliQ has protein sequence MHQLNAILQQALYLVLLVSAPPVLMSLLVGFLISVFQATTQIQEQTLSFAPKVIAVFGVLALAGPWIGSQLVRFTFHVFDQFPAIIR, from the coding sequence ATGCATCAACTCAACGCCATCCTGCAGCAGGCGCTCTACCTCGTCCTCCTGGTCTCCGCGCCGCCCGTGCTCATGAGCCTCTTGGTGGGCTTTCTCATCTCCGTGTTCCAGGCCACCACGCAGATCCAGGAGCAGACGCTCTCGTTCGCGCCCAAGGTCATCGCCGTGTTCGGCGTGCTGGCGCTCGCGGGGCCGTGGATTGGCAGTCAGCTCGTGCGCTTCACCTTCCACGTCTTCGATCAGTTCCCGGCCATCATCCGATGA
- the sctR gene encoding type III secretion system export apparatus subunit SctR: protein MRFTPNPRFPVLRLLPGLFAVAIALNPFIALAAKRAGGSPDSPMSVESVSPDSFASRPLVLMLALAALSLVPFVLMMVTSFVKISVVLSIVRSALGTQQIPPTQVITGLAIILTVYIMAPVGQSMYRASEVDIMSKGASLLSSESVGTLLSAASKAKEPLRGFLIKKVTPKDRALFFNLAKKMRASEEDRKDLTERDFMVIVPAFVVSELKEAFQIGFLLFVPFIVIDMVVANILLALGMHMLSPTTISMPFKLLLFVLVDGWYLIAKGLVVGYL, encoded by the coding sequence ATGAGATTCACGCCCAACCCCCGCTTCCCCGTCCTGCGCCTGCTGCCCGGGCTGTTCGCCGTGGCCATCGCGTTGAATCCGTTCATCGCCCTGGCCGCCAAGCGCGCCGGCGGCTCTCCGGACTCGCCCATGTCCGTGGAGTCCGTCAGCCCCGACTCCTTCGCCTCGCGGCCGCTGGTGCTGATGTTGGCGCTGGCCGCGCTGTCGCTCGTCCCCTTCGTGTTGATGATGGTGACGAGCTTCGTGAAGATCTCGGTGGTGCTCTCCATCGTGCGCTCGGCGCTGGGCACCCAGCAGATTCCGCCCACGCAGGTCATCACCGGCCTGGCCATCATCCTCACCGTCTACATCATGGCGCCCGTGGGGCAGTCCATGTACCGGGCCTCGGAGGTGGACATCATGTCCAAGGGGGCCAGCCTCCTGTCCTCCGAGTCCGTGGGCACGCTCTTGAGCGCCGCGAGCAAGGCCAAGGAGCCCCTGCGCGGCTTCCTCATCAAGAAGGTCACGCCCAAGGACCGCGCGCTCTTCTTCAACCTGGCCAAGAAGATGCGGGCCTCCGAGGAGGACCGCAAGGATCTCACCGAGCGGGACTTCATGGTGATCGTCCCCGCCTTCGTGGTGTCCGAGCTCAAGGAGGCCTTCCAGATCGGCTTCCTGCTCTTCGTGCCCTTCATCGTCATCGACATGGTGGTGGCCAACATCCTCCTGGCGCTGGGCATGCACATGCTCTCGCCCACCACCATCTCCATGCCCTTCAAGCTCCTGCTCTTCGTCCTCGTCGATGGCTGGTACCTCATCGCCAAGGGCCTCGTCGTCGGCTACCTGTGA
- a CDS encoding FliO/MopB family protein, producing the protein MAAASSAPLSRQALWLCASLLLAPLARAEAPPAEAPAAEVTAPAPAPAAAPDLTDGLPPSGDPALLTGGEDAPESLGWMLTRTLLMFGAVVGCIYLTLNVGLRKLMGLQGVPMGRPSVVSVVERVALEPRRTVFVLKAADEYLLVGSSDSGLQLLSKLDTGAVERIRTERPPATVVPLTPFLQKLLARRDAARQAAPQPSGTRPPGA; encoded by the coding sequence ATGGCCGCCGCGTCTTCCGCTCCCTTGTCCCGCCAGGCCTTGTGGCTCTGCGCGAGCCTCCTGCTGGCGCCGCTGGCCCGGGCCGAGGCGCCCCCGGCCGAGGCCCCCGCCGCCGAGGTGACGGCACCCGCTCCCGCGCCCGCCGCGGCGCCCGACCTGACGGACGGCCTGCCGCCCTCCGGGGATCCCGCGCTGCTGACCGGTGGCGAGGACGCGCCCGAGAGCCTCGGCTGGATGCTCACGCGCACGCTGCTGATGTTCGGCGCGGTGGTGGGCTGCATCTACCTCACGCTCAACGTGGGCCTGCGCAAGCTGATGGGTCTGCAGGGCGTGCCCATGGGCCGGCCCTCGGTGGTGTCCGTGGTGGAGCGCGTGGCCCTGGAGCCGCGCCGCACGGTGTTCGTGCTCAAGGCCGCGGACGAGTACCTGTTGGTGGGCAGCAGTGACAGCGGCCTGCAACTGCTGTCCAAGCTGGACACCGGCGCGGTGGAGCGCATCCGCACCGAGCGGCCCCCGGCCACCGTGGTCCCCCTGACGCCTTTTCTCCAGAAGCTCCTGGCCCGCCGCGACGCCGCGCGGCAGGCGGCTCCCCAACCGAGTGGCACCCGACCGCCGGGCGCCTGA
- a CDS encoding sigma-70 family RNA polymerase sigma factor has protein sequence MALGEDKKVLLEKYGPYVRSLASTVRKQFSAQLELDELLAYGQIGLLEAADRFDPKVGANFLTFAHYRIKGAIYDGLRKMGVLKGNDARTSYMGERATAYLGNLSDREQGGGNRGGSIDDDVMEISNAVAGLAMVFATSLEGSESLGFSDESLPADQRIELEQQRVRVRAAIEKLPEKERRLLQGYYFQGKTLEEAGAEIGQSKSWASRLHARAIERLKELLNEEESSSPEDSRRQSHGGSNGRRLGSADRPAEVAGPGRAAGQQAGSLEVRRGPR, from the coding sequence TTGGCTCTCGGCGAAGACAAGAAGGTCTTGCTGGAAAAGTACGGACCTTACGTCCGGTCGCTCGCGTCGACCGTCCGTAAGCAGTTCTCCGCCCAGCTTGAACTGGATGAGCTCCTCGCGTACGGCCAGATCGGCCTGCTCGAGGCAGCGGACCGTTTTGATCCCAAGGTAGGGGCCAATTTCCTCACCTTTGCCCACTACCGCATCAAGGGCGCCATCTACGACGGCCTGCGCAAGATGGGGGTTCTCAAGGGCAACGACGCGCGCACGTCCTATATGGGCGAGCGCGCGACGGCCTATTTGGGAAATTTGTCGGATCGCGAGCAGGGAGGAGGCAACCGCGGGGGGTCCATTGACGATGATGTCATGGAGATTTCCAACGCGGTGGCGGGGCTGGCGATGGTGTTCGCCACCAGCCTCGAGGGCTCCGAGTCCCTGGGGTTCTCGGACGAATCGCTTCCGGCGGACCAGCGCATCGAGCTGGAGCAGCAGCGGGTGAGGGTGAGGGCGGCGATCGAGAAGCTGCCGGAGAAGGAACGACGGCTGCTGCAGGGGTATTACTTCCAGGGCAAGACGCTGGAAGAGGCGGGCGCGGAGATCGGGCAGTCGAAGAGCTGGGCGTCGCGCCTGCATGCGCGCGCCATCGAGCGGCTCAAGGAATTGTTGAACGAGGAGGAGTCTTCCTCCCCTGAGGATTCAAGGAGGCAGTCACATGGCGGGTCCAATGGCCGGCGTCTCGGCAGCGCAGATCGCCCAGCAGAAGTCGCAGGACCTGGGCGCGCAGCAGGTCAACAAGCAGGGAGCCTCGAAGTTCGACGCGGCCCTCGCTAA
- a CDS encoding flagellar biosynthetic protein FliR, producing MNVSEVLTRLTEQANLSLVIFTMGLLLCRIMPVLVLSPFMGGEVVPTEIKMGVGVMLSAVLFPAVSPRMGAIPTNALPYIGLMLKEIFIGVALATLVSVVFEAARVAGNITDTMSGSNNAQLYVPQLGQQVTLFSNLKVQLAVVLFLTLNGHHLVIQALAESFAVVPLDRFPRYSAGEWAFFELFIRSFANLLKISLALAAPTLLAAFLTDMALGAINRVAPQVQVFFISMAIKPLVGVIIVSMSLGLIMGRMQTEFAAMLALLRNAIRLLG from the coding sequence ATGAACGTTTCCGAGGTCCTCACCCGGCTGACGGAGCAGGCCAACCTCTCGCTCGTCATCTTCACCATGGGCCTGCTCCTGTGCCGGATCATGCCGGTCCTGGTGCTCTCGCCGTTCATGGGGGGTGAGGTGGTGCCCACGGAAATCAAGATGGGCGTGGGCGTCATGCTCTCCGCGGTGCTGTTTCCCGCGGTCAGCCCGCGCATGGGCGCCATCCCCACGAACGCGCTGCCCTACATCGGGTTGATGCTCAAGGAGATCTTCATCGGCGTGGCGCTGGCGACCCTGGTGAGCGTCGTCTTCGAGGCCGCGCGCGTGGCCGGCAACATCACCGACACCATGTCGGGCAGCAACAACGCCCAGCTCTACGTGCCGCAGCTGGGCCAGCAGGTGACGCTCTTCTCCAACCTCAAGGTGCAGCTGGCGGTGGTGTTGTTCCTCACGCTCAATGGCCACCACCTGGTCATCCAGGCGCTCGCCGAGAGCTTCGCCGTCGTGCCGTTGGACCGCTTTCCCCGCTACTCGGCGGGCGAGTGGGCGTTCTTCGAGCTGTTCATCCGCTCGTTCGCCAACCTCCTGAAGATCTCCCTGGCGCTCGCGGCGCCCACGCTGCTGGCCGCCTTCCTCACGGACATGGCGCTGGGCGCCATCAACCGCGTGGCGCCCCAGGTCCAGGTGTTCTTCATCTCCATGGCCATCAAGCCGCTGGTGGGCGTCATCATCGTCTCCATGTCCCTGGGCCTCATCATGGGCCGGATGCAGACGGAGTTCGCCGCCATGCTGGCCCTGCTCCGCAACGCCATCCGCCTGCTCGGCTGA
- a CDS encoding flagellar hook-length control protein FliK: MSRVEDDRQAQRTAERAVQDRRLQEAKSKQRQEGESAFSKMVQEQKAAPQQQKAAQPQQQSLGKSVLARLQQEGKTGEARTQQRHTGKAEGESRAQGAPTDSASPEQLTRGRQGDQSVVHSRAESRSTDARVTEKTLDERGEEMNQSSDNAAAGAQASRGKGAIKADADGGGKQGGGDGKDKKDGAELAAGFRFNPALMAPVPVAKPTHTAASERMRALANEIAQKIVERIRVGTNAAGHAEFQIELRGDVLSGLTIKLSAKNGKIQAVFSGKDREILKMLEQQRDGLKTALAGKGLTLETMRVEAKT, from the coding sequence ATGAGTCGAGTCGAAGACGATCGTCAGGCACAGCGGACCGCGGAGCGGGCGGTCCAGGATCGGCGCCTGCAGGAGGCCAAGTCCAAGCAGCGCCAGGAGGGCGAGTCCGCCTTCTCCAAGATGGTCCAGGAGCAGAAGGCCGCGCCGCAGCAGCAGAAGGCCGCGCAGCCGCAGCAGCAGTCCCTGGGCAAGTCCGTGCTCGCCCGGCTCCAGCAGGAGGGCAAGACGGGCGAGGCGCGCACCCAGCAGCGCCACACCGGCAAGGCCGAGGGTGAGTCGCGCGCCCAGGGCGCCCCCACCGACTCCGCCTCCCCGGAGCAGCTCACCCGCGGCCGCCAGGGCGACCAGTCCGTGGTGCACTCGCGCGCCGAGTCGCGCTCCACGGACGCGCGCGTCACCGAGAAGACCCTCGACGAGCGCGGCGAGGAGATGAACCAGAGCAGCGACAACGCCGCGGCCGGGGCCCAGGCGAGCCGGGGCAAGGGCGCGATCAAGGCGGACGCGGACGGCGGCGGCAAGCAGGGCGGCGGGGACGGCAAGGACAAGAAGGACGGCGCGGAACTGGCCGCGGGCTTCCGCTTCAACCCCGCGCTGATGGCGCCCGTGCCCGTGGCCAAGCCCACGCACACCGCCGCCTCCGAGCGCATGCGCGCCCTGGCCAACGAGATCGCCCAGAAGATCGTCGAGCGCATCCGCGTGGGCACCAATGCCGCGGGTCACGCCGAGTTCCAGATCGAACTGCGCGGGGACGTGCTCAGCGGCCTGACCATCAAGCTGAGCGCCAAGAACGGGAAGATCCAGGCCGTGTTCAGCGGCAAGGATCGTGAGATCCTCAAGATGCTCGAGCAGCAGCGCGACGGGCTCAAGACCGCGCTGGCCGGCAAGGGCCTGACGCTCGAGACGATGCGGGTCGAGGCCAAGACATGA
- a CDS encoding tetratricopeptide repeat protein, which yields MAETSEISGSLVPLARREAMILLEAGYLWLDMGQYDKAREIFAGAVALMPRSEVPQLAMGSLEFALGRHDKALQSYRAAQRLAPHSSLPRAHVGEALLFMGKVPEALKELKAALELEPEGDGARLAQVLIDAKEAGALPPPGAKK from the coding sequence ATGGCGGAGACTTCGGAGATCTCGGGCAGCCTGGTGCCGCTCGCGCGGCGTGAGGCGATGATCCTCCTCGAGGCGGGCTATCTCTGGCTCGACATGGGCCAGTACGACAAGGCGCGCGAGATCTTCGCCGGCGCCGTGGCGCTGATGCCCCGCAGCGAGGTGCCCCAGCTCGCCATGGGCTCGCTCGAGTTCGCGTTGGGCCGGCACGACAAGGCCCTGCAGTCCTACCGGGCCGCCCAGCGGCTGGCGCCCCACTCGTCGCTGCCCCGCGCGCACGTGGGCGAGGCCCTGTTGTTCATGGGCAAGGTGCCCGAGGCCTTGAAGGAGCTCAAGGCGGCGCTGGAACTGGAGCCCGAGGGTGATGGGGCGCGCCTGGCTCAGGTGTTGATCGATGCGAAGGAAGCGGGGGCTTTGCCTCCGCCTGGCGCCAAGAAGTAG
- a CDS encoding type III secretion protein has product MTLRPYALAALLVVALGTGCTIDLQHDLSEQDANEIYVLLSNKGISATKLKEEGGNELRFRIQVPKADAAHAAKLLRDYSLPRPMEKGLSHFAKGGMVPTATEERAMLLKALGGEVSNALNQVDGVLEARVIVMIPENNDLTQPENKPKPSASVFVKYRPGAKNEPPIKREDIQQFVSTAVPELSPSAVTVLLSSANAPTLDEDADNQLKELLGIRMAPASVGPFRTMAGVAVLLVLASLGLALWPLIRGGSAGAARARSK; this is encoded by the coding sequence ATGACGCTCCGACCGTACGCGCTCGCGGCCCTCCTCGTTGTCGCGCTGGGGACCGGCTGCACCATCGACCTGCAACATGACCTCTCGGAACAGGACGCCAACGAGATCTACGTCCTGCTGAGCAACAAAGGCATCTCCGCCACGAAGTTGAAGGAAGAGGGTGGCAACGAGCTGCGCTTCCGGATCCAGGTGCCCAAGGCGGACGCGGCGCATGCCGCCAAGCTGCTGCGCGACTACTCGTTGCCGCGGCCCATGGAAAAGGGGCTGAGCCACTTCGCCAAGGGCGGCATGGTGCCCACGGCCACCGAGGAGCGCGCCATGCTGCTCAAGGCCCTGGGCGGCGAGGTGTCCAACGCGCTCAACCAGGTCGACGGCGTGCTCGAGGCCCGGGTCATCGTGATGATCCCGGAGAACAACGATCTCACCCAGCCGGAGAACAAGCCCAAGCCCTCGGCCTCGGTGTTCGTCAAGTACCGCCCGGGCGCGAAGAACGAGCCGCCCATCAAGCGCGAGGACATCCAGCAGTTCGTCTCCACCGCGGTGCCGGAGCTGAGCCCCTCGGCGGTGACGGTGCTGTTGTCGTCGGCCAACGCGCCCACCCTGGACGAGGACGCGGACAACCAGCTCAAGGAACTGCTGGGCATCCGCATGGCGCCCGCCAGCGTGGGCCCGTTCCGCACGATGGCCGGCGTGGCCGTGCTGCTCGTGCTGGCGTCGCTCGGTCTGGCGCTCTGGCCGCTCATCCGCGGCGGAAGTGCTGGCGCGGCGCGCGCCCGCTCCAAGTAG
- the sctQ gene encoding type III secretion system cytoplasmic ring protein SctQ: MSLDADDGPGEQERTMVVDTRQLKRPAPAAPAAPVGKTWKPHVFKLEKVSLGDTRLLEQVRWLKPKPEALEALGARLQALFDTQVGFALESARVLAPGELRRVLTEPTFLSFLVPGAHRGRAVLEVELALAHAAVDMLLGGAGETVGLRPLTDIEEGVASFVILEAVKALVPGMDAQLPKLRLEGVSRGVDEAVSRLSEDGAVVAIHLRVRLGAQDGMVRLFVPAGVMDVMTSAPSAEQQRATAQAQLASHAGRLSAVRTWLRAEIGRAEITGRDLASLRLKDVVLVDDLLARPDQGGSGTARLFVGLGRVGHLAADVFVQGNGYVARLTDVVRAEEGHEGSPPDALEEALAAIRAAQRQQGGEEYTNPERNNPLESDDRMDAGDLLGDIPLQISVELARLPVTAEQVVGLRAGQVVELRRGPGEPVDLSVNGKVVARGELVEIEGQLGVRILSLAG, translated from the coding sequence ATGAGCCTCGACGCGGACGACGGACCGGGCGAGCAGGAGCGCACCATGGTCGTCGACACCCGCCAGCTCAAGCGTCCCGCCCCCGCCGCTCCGGCCGCCCCCGTCGGCAAGACGTGGAAGCCCCACGTCTTCAAGCTGGAGAAGGTATCGCTGGGCGACACGCGGCTGCTCGAGCAGGTGCGCTGGCTCAAGCCCAAGCCCGAGGCCCTGGAGGCCCTGGGCGCGCGGCTCCAGGCGCTCTTCGACACGCAGGTGGGCTTCGCCCTGGAGTCGGCGCGGGTGCTGGCCCCGGGCGAGCTGCGCCGGGTGCTGACCGAGCCCACCTTCCTGTCCTTCCTGGTGCCTGGGGCGCACCGGGGCCGGGCGGTGTTGGAAGTGGAATTGGCGCTGGCGCATGCCGCGGTGGACATGCTGCTGGGCGGCGCGGGCGAGACCGTGGGCCTCAGGCCCCTGACGGACATCGAGGAGGGCGTGGCGAGCTTCGTCATCCTCGAGGCCGTCAAGGCGCTCGTGCCGGGCATGGATGCCCAACTGCCCAAGCTGCGGCTGGAGGGCGTGTCGCGCGGCGTGGACGAGGCGGTGTCGCGGCTGAGCGAGGATGGCGCCGTGGTGGCCATCCACCTGCGGGTGCGTCTGGGCGCCCAGGACGGCATGGTGCGCCTGTTCGTGCCCGCGGGGGTGATGGACGTGATGACGTCCGCGCCCTCGGCCGAGCAGCAGCGCGCCACGGCCCAGGCGCAGCTCGCCTCGCATGCCGGCCGCCTGTCGGCGGTGCGCACCTGGCTGCGCGCGGAGATCGGCCGGGCGGAGATCACCGGCCGCGACCTGGCGAGCCTCCGGCTCAAGGACGTGGTGCTGGTGGATGACCTGCTGGCCCGGCCGGATCAGGGTGGCTCGGGCACGGCGCGGCTGTTCGTCGGGCTGGGCCGCGTGGGCCACCTGGCCGCGGACGTGTTCGTGCAGGGCAATGGCTACGTGGCGCGCCTCACGGACGTGGTGCGGGCCGAGGAGGGCCACGAGGGCTCGCCTCCGGACGCGCTGGAGGAGGCGCTGGCCGCCATCCGGGCCGCGCAGCGGCAACAGGGGGGCGAGGAGTACACGAACCCCGAGCGAAACAACCCCTTGGAGAGCGACGACAGAATGGACGCAGGCGACCTGCTGGGTGACATCCCGCTACAGATTTCCGTGGAACTCGCCCGCCTGCCGGTGACGGCGGAGCAGGTGGTGGGGCTGCGGGCCGGCCAGGTCGTCGAGCTGCGCCGGGGACCGGGCGAGCCGGTGGACCTGTCGGTCAACGGCAAGGTGGTGGCCCGGGGTGAGTTGGTGGAGATCGAGGGCCAGCTGGGCGTGCGCATCCTCTCGCTCGCGGGCTAG